The Rattus rattus isolate New Zealand chromosome 8, Rrattus_CSIRO_v1, whole genome shotgun sequence genome contains the following window.
gttttcttacagaaagaCACCCTCAAAAACATTAAAGTTTGCAACAATGAATAGGCTAGACAGATTAGCCAAGACAGTAGAAGTAGAGTACCACAAAAGTGAGGGCTCATGATAATCATGTAGTGCAAGGGGTGACATATGGCCACAAACCTGTCATAGGCCATTATAGTCAGTAACAAACTATCTAATCcagaaaaacacatgaaaaaatacaTCTGAGTGAGGCAGCCTTCGTATGTTATGGATATATTCTGTGCCTGGATATTCACTAACATCTTGGGAACTGTGGTGGATATGAAGCAAATGTCTGTAAAAGATAggttagagagaaagaaatacattggaGTGTGGAGGTGGGCATCAGAGCTAATGATCAGGATGATCAGCATATTTCCTATTATGCAGACCAGGTAAATGAACAGGAACAGCGCAAATAGAATAGGCTGGatatcattttcttttgaaagtccCAGAAGGATGACTATTGAAGTAGTTGTGATGTTTTCTGGCTCCATATAATTTACAGTCTTTACCTGGAAATAAGCAAGCATAGTTACTTACAATGAATGCATCATTCATTTCAAAATCATTCGTGGAACATTATATTTTAtcccatttttatttgctttactgCCCAAGACTACTCATTCTACAACAGCTACCCACAATGCCTTGTCTATTGC
Protein-coding sequences here:
- the LOC116907018 gene encoding olfactory receptor 7D4-like; amino-acid sequence: MEPENITTTSIVILLGLSKENDIQPILFALFLFIYLVCIIGNMLIILIISSDAHLHTPMYFFLSNLSFTDICFISTTVPKMLVNIQAQNISITYEGCLTQMYFFMCFSGLDSLLLTIMAYDRFVAICHPLHYMIIMSPHFCGTLLLLSWLICLAYSLLQTLMFLRVSFCKKTEIPHYFCELAQILKLACSDTYANDVLLYCVTGLLGIIPLSGILFSYSKIINSIVGISSARGKYKAFSTCGSHLSVVSLFYGTGLGVYLTSQISYKSREGSITSVMYTVVAPMLNPFIYSLRNKDLKQALRRLFHTIRDRFH